Proteins co-encoded in one Arachis hypogaea cultivar Tifrunner chromosome 13, arahy.Tifrunner.gnm2.J5K5, whole genome shotgun sequence genomic window:
- the LOC112783965 gene encoding uncharacterized protein isoform X1, with translation MHFEILDCESSNGIKVLNAKNTMQKVKEKNLKGYREKQQFSTESSITSMCVVETAGPLFAISGTISAYKSLTLRGYDVVAVVLGDHGLLNEGRIMSYMRNKLPVLVLPPVPKGSEYRSCSSAI, from the exons ATGCATTTTGAGATTTTAGATT GTGAAAGTAGTAATGGAATCAAAGTGCTTAATGCTAAAAACACAATGCAGAAAGTAAAG GAAAAGAATCTAAAGGGTTACAGAGAGAAGCAACAATTCTCCACAGAGTCTTCAATAACTTCTATGTGTGTGGTGGAAACTGCAG GTCCGCTATTTGCAATTTCTGGAACAATTTCTGCTTATAAGAGCTTGACTCTTCGAGGTTAtgatgttgttgctgttgttttgGGAGATCACGGCCTTCTAAACGAGGGTCGAATAATGTCTTATATGCGGAACAA GCTTCCTGTTCTAGTGCTACCCCCTGTTCCAAAAG GCTCAGAGTACAGAAGTTGTAGCTCTGCTATTTGA
- the LOC112783965 gene encoding bifunctional dethiobiotin synthetase/7,8-diamino-pelargonic acid aminotransferase, mitochondrial isoform X3 — MQKVKEKNLKGYREKQQFSTESSITSMCVVETAGPLFAISGTISAYKSLTLRGYDVVAVVLGDHGLLNEGRIMSYMRNKLPVLVLPPVPKGSEYRSCSSAI, encoded by the exons ATGCAGAAAGTAAAG GAAAAGAATCTAAAGGGTTACAGAGAGAAGCAACAATTCTCCACAGAGTCTTCAATAACTTCTATGTGTGTGGTGGAAACTGCAG GTCCGCTATTTGCAATTTCTGGAACAATTTCTGCTTATAAGAGCTTGACTCTTCGAGGTTAtgatgttgttgctgttgttttgGGAGATCACGGCCTTCTAAACGAGGGTCGAATAATGTCTTATATGCGGAACAA GCTTCCTGTTCTAGTGCTACCCCCTGTTCCAAAAG GCTCAGAGTACAGAAGTTGTAGCTCTGCTATTTGA
- the LOC112783965 gene encoding uncharacterized protein isoform X2 — MHFEILDCESSNGIKVLNAKNTMQKVKEKNLKGYREKQQFSTESSITSMCVVETAGPLFAISGTISAYKSLTLRGYDVVAVVLGDHGLLNEGRIMSYMRNKLPVLVLPPVPKEYRSCSSAI, encoded by the exons ATGCATTTTGAGATTTTAGATT GTGAAAGTAGTAATGGAATCAAAGTGCTTAATGCTAAAAACACAATGCAGAAAGTAAAG GAAAAGAATCTAAAGGGTTACAGAGAGAAGCAACAATTCTCCACAGAGTCTTCAATAACTTCTATGTGTGTGGTGGAAACTGCAG GTCCGCTATTTGCAATTTCTGGAACAATTTCTGCTTATAAGAGCTTGACTCTTCGAGGTTAtgatgttgttgctgttgttttgGGAGATCACGGCCTTCTAAACGAGGGTCGAATAATGTCTTATATGCGGAACAA GCTTCCTGTTCTAGTGCTACCCCCTGTTCCAAAAG AGTACAGAAGTTGTAGCTCTGCTATTTGA